The following coding sequences lie in one Capsicum annuum cultivar UCD-10X-F1 chromosome 5, UCD10Xv1.1, whole genome shotgun sequence genomic window:
- the LOC124898496 gene encoding uncharacterized protein LOC124898496, producing the protein MTVKATGSYVYCVYESGRRYIVDIDHGTCNYCRYQIDETPCEHAISILKSKNVDVKDWNVSEFVDAEEILPPKYKRPPSRPKKGRHLKSSESLTASSNHCSKFGHAGHNRRTFNYFPKEG; encoded by the exons ATGACG GTTAAGGCAACTGGCAGTTATGTGTACTGTGTATATGAATCAGGAAGGAGGTACATTGTTGATATTGATCATGGCACATGTAACTATTGCCGGTATCAAATTGATGAAACACCATGTGAACATGCAATTTCCATTTTGAAGAGTAAAAATGTTGATGTAAAA GATTGGAATGTTTCAGAATTTGTTGATGCCGAAGAAATTTTGCCACCCAAATACAAAAGACCTCCGAGTAGGCCAAAGAAAGGAAGACATTTGAAATCTAGTGAATCACTTACTGCAAGTTCAAACCATTGCAGTAAATTCGGGCATGCAGGCCACAACCGTAGGACGTTCAATTACTTTCCAAAAGAAGGTTGA